The following coding sequences are from one Musa acuminata AAA Group cultivar baxijiao chromosome BXJ1-6, Cavendish_Baxijiao_AAA, whole genome shotgun sequence window:
- the LOC135676685 gene encoding transcription factor bHLH68-like isoform X2 — MSRGAYQSSIVQQMMGRSPSLWSMNNNLMPPSQEMSTLFASSSSSPSPLSSSVFPRYPKPAGFAPMIPCHESQEVPESWSQLLLGGLEEEEEGRSHTGNFPVKRMENWEYQLPYTPANAHMVDIKQEGSEVGHHAYYHGKEQGAQGGRSSWSQMVPASSPRSCVTTSFSNNILDFSNCKSQRKHHKSNLSSECNSNSGAALKKARVQTSSAQSSLKVRKEKLGDRIAALHQLVSPFGKTDTASVLLEAIGYIRFLQGQIEALSSPYLGSRSRSTRQCGKGESSSIFVEDPGVQLLSADSCMKRRGPPADQDDGGGGDGDEDEDEPKDLRSRGLCLVPVSFTLHVGNDNGADFWAPNFGMGFQ, encoded by the exons ATGAGTAGAGGAGCTTATCAGAGCTCCATAGTGCAGCAAATGATGGGGAGAAGCCCTAGCTTGTGGAGCATGAACAACAACCTGATGCCACCTTCTCAGGAGATGTCCACTCTCtttgcttcttcctcctcttccccttctcctttgtCTTCCTCCGTCTTCCCTAGGTACCCAAAGCCTGCTGGTTTTGCCCCCATGATCCCTTGCCATGAATCCCAAGAGGTACCTGAATCATGGAGCCAGCTGTTGCT GGGGGgattggaggaggaagaggaggggcgCAGCCACACTGGTAATTTCCCAGTGAAGAGGATGGAGAACTGGGAGTACCAACTGCCATACACACCAGCGAATGCCCACATGGTTGATATCAAACAAGAGGGCTCTGAGGTCGGACACCATGCCTATTACCATGGCAAAGAGCAAGGAGCTCAGGGGGGTAGGTCTTCATGGAGTCAGATGGTGCCAGCATCCTCTCCCAGGTCATGTGTCACGACAAGCTTCAGCAACAACATCTTGGACTTCTCCAACTGCAAGTCGCAGAGAAAGCACCACAAATCTAACCTTTCGTCCGAG TGCAACAGCAACAGTGGTGCAGCTTTGAAGAAGGCTAGAGTTCAGACCTCCTCAGCACAGTCATCTCTCAAG GTTAGGAAGGAGAAGTTAGGAGATAGGATAGCAGCTCTACATCAGCTAGTTTCTCCATTCGGAAAG ACTGACACTGCGTCTGTACTGTTAGAAGCCATTGGCTACATCAGATTCCTCCAGGGTCAAATTGAg GCTCTGAGCTCCCCGTACCTGGGCAGCAGATCAAGGAGCACGAGGCAGTGC GGTAAAGGAGAGAGTAGTAGTATATTTGTGGAAGACCCTGGAGTACAG CTGTTGAGTGCTGATAGCTGCATGAAGAGAAGAGGTCCACCAGCTGATCAG gatgatggtggtggtggtgatggtgatgaagatgaggatgagCCCAAGGACCTGAGGAGTAGAGGACTGTGCCTGGTGCCTGTGTCCTTCACATTGCATGTTGGGAATGACAACGGAGCCGATTTCTGGGCTCCTAACTTTGGGATGGGGTTTCAATGA
- the LOC135676685 gene encoding transcription factor bHLH68-like isoform X1 yields the protein MSRGAYQSSIVQQMMGRSPSLWSMNNNLMPPSQEMSTLFASSSSSPSPLSSSVFPRYPKPAGFAPMIPCHESQEVPESWSQLLLGGLEEEEEGRSHTGNFPVKRMENWEYQLPYTPANAHMVDIKQEGSEVGHHAYYHGKEQGAQGGRSSWSQMVPASSPRSCVTTSFSNNILDFSNCKSQRKHHKSNLSSEILLLYGVQRLTFLSSFAKCNSNSGAALKKARVQTSSAQSSLKVRKEKLGDRIAALHQLVSPFGKTDTASVLLEAIGYIRFLQGQIEALSSPYLGSRSRSTRQCGKGESSSIFVEDPGVQLLSADSCMKRRGPPADQDDGGGGDGDEDEDEPKDLRSRGLCLVPVSFTLHVGNDNGADFWAPNFGMGFQ from the exons ATGAGTAGAGGAGCTTATCAGAGCTCCATAGTGCAGCAAATGATGGGGAGAAGCCCTAGCTTGTGGAGCATGAACAACAACCTGATGCCACCTTCTCAGGAGATGTCCACTCTCtttgcttcttcctcctcttccccttctcctttgtCTTCCTCCGTCTTCCCTAGGTACCCAAAGCCTGCTGGTTTTGCCCCCATGATCCCTTGCCATGAATCCCAAGAGGTACCTGAATCATGGAGCCAGCTGTTGCT GGGGGgattggaggaggaagaggaggggcgCAGCCACACTGGTAATTTCCCAGTGAAGAGGATGGAGAACTGGGAGTACCAACTGCCATACACACCAGCGAATGCCCACATGGTTGATATCAAACAAGAGGGCTCTGAGGTCGGACACCATGCCTATTACCATGGCAAAGAGCAAGGAGCTCAGGGGGGTAGGTCTTCATGGAGTCAGATGGTGCCAGCATCCTCTCCCAGGTCATGTGTCACGACAAGCTTCAGCAACAACATCTTGGACTTCTCCAACTGCAAGTCGCAGAGAAAGCACCACAAATCTAACCTTTCGTCCGAG ATACTCTTACTCTATGGTGTGCAACGTCttactttcctttcttcctttgCCAAGTGCAACAGCAACAGTGGTGCAGCTTTGAAGAAGGCTAGAGTTCAGACCTCCTCAGCACAGTCATCTCTCAAG GTTAGGAAGGAGAAGTTAGGAGATAGGATAGCAGCTCTACATCAGCTAGTTTCTCCATTCGGAAAG ACTGACACTGCGTCTGTACTGTTAGAAGCCATTGGCTACATCAGATTCCTCCAGGGTCAAATTGAg GCTCTGAGCTCCCCGTACCTGGGCAGCAGATCAAGGAGCACGAGGCAGTGC GGTAAAGGAGAGAGTAGTAGTATATTTGTGGAAGACCCTGGAGTACAG CTGTTGAGTGCTGATAGCTGCATGAAGAGAAGAGGTCCACCAGCTGATCAG gatgatggtggtggtggtgatggtgatgaagatgaggatgagCCCAAGGACCTGAGGAGTAGAGGACTGTGCCTGGTGCCTGTGTCCTTCACATTGCATGTTGGGAATGACAACGGAGCCGATTTCTGGGCTCCTAACTTTGGGATGGGGTTTCAATGA
- the LOC135676685 gene encoding transcription factor bHLH68-like isoform X3, which produces MSRGAYQSSIVQQMMGRSPSLWSMNNNLMPPSQEMSTLFASSSSSPSPLSSSVFPRYPKPAGFAPMIPCHESQEVPESWSQLLLGGLEEEEEGRSHTGNFPVKRMENWEYQLPYTPANAHMVDIKQEGSEVGHHAYYHGKEQGAQGGRSSWSQMVPASSPRSCVTTSFSNNILDFSNCKSQRKHHKSNLSSEILLLYGVQRLTFLSSFAKCNSNSGAALKKARVQTSSAQSSLKVRKEKLGDRIAALHQLVSPFGKTDTASVLLEAIGYIRFLQGQIEALSSPYLGSRSRSTRQCGKGESSSIFVEDPGVQI; this is translated from the exons ATGAGTAGAGGAGCTTATCAGAGCTCCATAGTGCAGCAAATGATGGGGAGAAGCCCTAGCTTGTGGAGCATGAACAACAACCTGATGCCACCTTCTCAGGAGATGTCCACTCTCtttgcttcttcctcctcttccccttctcctttgtCTTCCTCCGTCTTCCCTAGGTACCCAAAGCCTGCTGGTTTTGCCCCCATGATCCCTTGCCATGAATCCCAAGAGGTACCTGAATCATGGAGCCAGCTGTTGCT GGGGGgattggaggaggaagaggaggggcgCAGCCACACTGGTAATTTCCCAGTGAAGAGGATGGAGAACTGGGAGTACCAACTGCCATACACACCAGCGAATGCCCACATGGTTGATATCAAACAAGAGGGCTCTGAGGTCGGACACCATGCCTATTACCATGGCAAAGAGCAAGGAGCTCAGGGGGGTAGGTCTTCATGGAGTCAGATGGTGCCAGCATCCTCTCCCAGGTCATGTGTCACGACAAGCTTCAGCAACAACATCTTGGACTTCTCCAACTGCAAGTCGCAGAGAAAGCACCACAAATCTAACCTTTCGTCCGAG ATACTCTTACTCTATGGTGTGCAACGTCttactttcctttcttcctttgCCAAGTGCAACAGCAACAGTGGTGCAGCTTTGAAGAAGGCTAGAGTTCAGACCTCCTCAGCACAGTCATCTCTCAAG GTTAGGAAGGAGAAGTTAGGAGATAGGATAGCAGCTCTACATCAGCTAGTTTCTCCATTCGGAAAG ACTGACACTGCGTCTGTACTGTTAGAAGCCATTGGCTACATCAGATTCCTCCAGGGTCAAATTGAg GCTCTGAGCTCCCCGTACCTGGGCAGCAGATCAAGGAGCACGAGGCAGTGC GGTAAAGGAGAGAGTAGTAGTATATTTGTGGAAGACCCTGGAGTACAG ATTTAG
- the LOC135676685 gene encoding transcription factor bHLH68-like isoform X4 produces the protein MNPKRGGLEEEEEGRSHTGNFPVKRMENWEYQLPYTPANAHMVDIKQEGSEVGHHAYYHGKEQGAQGGRSSWSQMVPASSPRSCVTTSFSNNILDFSNCKSQRKHHKSNLSSEILLLYGVQRLTFLSSFAKCNSNSGAALKKARVQTSSAQSSLKVRKEKLGDRIAALHQLVSPFGKTDTASVLLEAIGYIRFLQGQIEALSSPYLGSRSRSTRQCGKGESSSIFVEDPGVQLLSADSCMKRRGPPADQDDGGGGDGDEDEDEPKDLRSRGLCLVPVSFTLHVGNDNGADFWAPNFGMGFQ, from the exons ATGAATCCCAAGAG GGGGGgattggaggaggaagaggaggggcgCAGCCACACTGGTAATTTCCCAGTGAAGAGGATGGAGAACTGGGAGTACCAACTGCCATACACACCAGCGAATGCCCACATGGTTGATATCAAACAAGAGGGCTCTGAGGTCGGACACCATGCCTATTACCATGGCAAAGAGCAAGGAGCTCAGGGGGGTAGGTCTTCATGGAGTCAGATGGTGCCAGCATCCTCTCCCAGGTCATGTGTCACGACAAGCTTCAGCAACAACATCTTGGACTTCTCCAACTGCAAGTCGCAGAGAAAGCACCACAAATCTAACCTTTCGTCCGAG ATACTCTTACTCTATGGTGTGCAACGTCttactttcctttcttcctttgCCAAGTGCAACAGCAACAGTGGTGCAGCTTTGAAGAAGGCTAGAGTTCAGACCTCCTCAGCACAGTCATCTCTCAAG GTTAGGAAGGAGAAGTTAGGAGATAGGATAGCAGCTCTACATCAGCTAGTTTCTCCATTCGGAAAG ACTGACACTGCGTCTGTACTGTTAGAAGCCATTGGCTACATCAGATTCCTCCAGGGTCAAATTGAg GCTCTGAGCTCCCCGTACCTGGGCAGCAGATCAAGGAGCACGAGGCAGTGC GGTAAAGGAGAGAGTAGTAGTATATTTGTGGAAGACCCTGGAGTACAG CTGTTGAGTGCTGATAGCTGCATGAAGAGAAGAGGTCCACCAGCTGATCAG gatgatggtggtggtggtgatggtgatgaagatgaggatgagCCCAAGGACCTGAGGAGTAGAGGACTGTGCCTGGTGCCTGTGTCCTTCACATTGCATGTTGGGAATGACAACGGAGCCGATTTCTGGGCTCCTAACTTTGGGATGGGGTTTCAATGA